A section of the Salmo salar chromosome ssa05, Ssal_v3.1, whole genome shotgun sequence genome encodes:
- the LOC100136447 gene encoding C type lectin receptor B (The RefSeq protein has 1 frameshift compared to this genomic sequence), which produces MENYRSKQGSQGGKKWAGLLTCQTILLVLIGLLVSISTNQAAAEPLSNATQHGETPEEELASLRLNLRTVLHHYSHLRDNYASLAQNCSATVVNFTDCPKGWLHELVNEKCYYFSNDKMDWPSSRDNCTSMGGHLSILHSKNTHEALEKEANRIGGFNNYFWIGLSDRELEGDWRWVDNTTLTKTFWKQFSLEPDNNISGGVEGEDCVVMESNTHAWSDVPCDFTYRRICQMDAIPITSP; this is translated from the exons ATGGAGAACTACCGTTCTAAGCAAG GTTCCCAGGGGGGG AAGAAGTGGGCAGGACTTCTGACGTGTCAGACCATCCTCCTTGTGCTGATTGGCCTCTTGGTATCCATCAGCACCAATCAGGCAGCTGCAGAGCCCCTGTCAAATGCCACTCAACATGGGGAGACCCCTGAGGAAGAGTTGGCCTCCCTGAGGTTGAATCTGAGGACTGTGCTGCATCACTACAGCCACCTACGTGATAACTACGCCAGCCTGGCACAAAACTGCTCTGCCACAG TGGTGAATTTCACAGACTGTCCTAAGGGGTGGCTTCATGAACTGGTAAATGAAAAATGTTACTACTTCAGTAATGACAAGATGGACTGGCCGAGCAGCAGAGACAATTGTACATCAATGGGCGGCCACCTTAGCATCCTGCACAGCAAGAACACGCAT GAAGCCCTGGAAAAAGAGGCAAATAGGATTGGTGGGTTTAATAACTACTTCTGGATCGGCCTATCAGACAGAGAGCTGGAGGGGGACTGGAGATGGGTGGACAACACAACGCTCACAAAAAC CTTCTGGAAACAGTTCAGTTTGGAGCCTGATAACAACATCTCCGGTGGGGTTGAAGGGGAGGACTGTGTGGTCATGGAGAGTAACACTCATGCCTGGTCCGACGTGCCCTGTGACTTTACCTACCGCCGCATCTGTCAAATGGATGCCATCCCCATTACTTCCCCTTGA
- the LOC100136447 gene encoding C type lectin receptor B isoform X1, whose protein sequence is MYQCHYTGNMENYRSKQGKINFSVPRGGKKWAGLLTCQTILLVLIGLLVSISTNQAAAEPLSNATQHGETPEEELASLRLNLRTVLHHYSHLRDNYASLAQNCSATVVNFTDCPKGWLHELVNEKCYYFSNDKMDWPSSRDNCTSMGGHLSILHSKNTHEALEKEANRIGGFNNYFWIGLSDRELEGDWRWVDNTTLTKTFWKQFSLEPDNNISGGVEGEDCVVMESNTHAWSDVPCDFTYRRICQMDAIPITSP, encoded by the exons ATGTACCAGTGTCATTACACAGGGAACATGGAGAACTACCGTTCTAAGCAAGGTAAAATAAACTTTTCG GTTCCCAGGGGGGGGAAGAAGTGGGCAGGACTTCTGACGTGTCAGACCATCCTCCTTGTGCTGATTGGCCTCTTGGTATCCATCAGCACCAATCAGGCAGCTGCAGAGCCCCTGTCAAATGCCACTCAACATGGGGAGACCCCTGAGGAAGAGTTGGCCTCCCTGAGGTTGAATCTGAGGACTGTGCTGCATCACTACAGCCACCTACGTGATAACTACGCCAGCCTGGCACAAAACTGCTCTGCCACAG TGGTGAATTTCACAGACTGTCCTAAGGGGTGGCTTCATGAACTGGTAAATGAAAAATGTTACTACTTCAGTAATGACAAGATGGACTGGCCGAGCAGCAGAGACAATTGTACATCAATGGGCGGCCACCTTAGCATCCTGCACAGCAAGAACACGCAT GAAGCCCTGGAAAAAGAGGCAAATAGGATTGGTGGGTTTAATAACTACTTCTGGATCGGCCTATCAGACAGAGAGCTGGAGGGGGACTGGAGATGGGTGGACAACACAACGCTCACAAAAAC CTTCTGGAAACAGTTCAGTTTGGAGCCTGATAACAACATCTCCGGTGGGGTTGAAGGGGAGGACTGTGTGGTCATGGAGAGTAACACTCATGCCTGGTCCGACGTGCCCTGTGACTTTACCTACCGCCGCATCTGTCAAATGGATGCCATCCCCATTACTTCCCCTTGA